In one Mucilaginibacter ginsenosidivorax genomic region, the following are encoded:
- a CDS encoding YdeI/OmpD-associated family protein, producing MVDFTTIILQFAEQGEKTGWTYIEIPADLAQEMKPGNKKSFRVRGKLDNLDVRGMALMPMGEGNFIMALKKDICKALHKSRGAMLRAQLEPDDDFKFTIPADLLECFEYEPEGEEFFNSLAESHRGYFIKWIESAKTDATRANRIASTINAMVRRMDYGMMLRELKKMRE from the coding sequence ATGGTTGATTTTACTACCATTATTTTACAATTTGCGGAACAGGGCGAGAAAACCGGGTGGACTTATATTGAAATTCCGGCCGATTTAGCGCAGGAAATGAAGCCCGGGAACAAAAAATCGTTCCGGGTGAGGGGTAAACTCGATAATTTGGATGTGCGCGGAATGGCCCTGATGCCCATGGGCGAGGGTAATTTTATCATGGCCCTAAAAAAAGATATTTGTAAAGCCTTGCATAAAAGTCGCGGTGCCATGCTGCGCGCGCAACTTGAACCCGACGACGATTTTAAATTTACCATCCCTGCCGACCTGCTGGAATGTTTTGAGTACGAACCCGAAGGCGAGGAGTTTTTTAACAGCCTTGCCGAAAGCCATCGCGGTTATTTTATAAAATGGATAGAGAGCGCCAAAACCGATGCTACCCGGGCCAACCGGATAGCCAGTACCATAAACGCCATGGTAAGGCGAATGGATTACGGGATGATGCTGCGGGAGTTAAAAAAAATGCGGGAGTAA
- a CDS encoding RNA recognition motif domain-containing protein codes for MVKLFVVGIPRDMDEIELLEIFTLYGQVEQVKIITDIDTGQSKGYGFINMADEPGANRAIDALNGATIDEREISVRVADDKRPAPEPPRQPFKKTFTPKNQYHKVNPQTSNEKQKRPRRPL; via the coding sequence ATGGTAAAATTATTTGTTGTGGGTATACCCCGCGATATGGACGAGATAGAATTACTCGAGATATTTACCCTGTATGGCCAGGTTGAACAAGTAAAGATCATTACCGACATTGATACAGGCCAAAGCAAAGGGTATGGTTTTATTAATATGGCAGATGAGCCCGGTGCCAACCGAGCTATTGATGCCTTAAACGGCGCAACCATTGACGAGCGTGAAATCAGCGTACGCGTAGCCGACGACAAACGGCCAGCGCCGGAACCTCCGAGGCAACCTTTTAAAAAAACCTTTACGCCCAAAAATCAATATCACAAGGTAAACCCACAAACATCAAACGAAAAACAAAAACGGCCGAGAAGGCCGCTTTGA
- a CDS encoding DUF2251 domain-containing protein → MILEVEEEFIVGEDTFLDSVVPDSSHGVVFEDNLTTGYFYAIGKMPGQAILDAVHIYNVADVTDNDIPCNIKIAWTDDWQLASLLINNYCHAIFDFKNKVGYSRNAFPPSSGKWKTDNERTVLTDELIDKLLMGK, encoded by the coding sequence ATGATTTTAGAGGTAGAAGAAGAATTTATTGTTGGCGAAGACACTTTTTTGGATAGCGTTGTTCCCGACTCATCGCATGGGGTTGTTTTTGAGGATAACCTTACAACAGGATATTTTTACGCGATAGGAAAAATGCCCGGCCAGGCAATTCTGGATGCCGTGCACATTTACAACGTAGCCGATGTAACAGATAACGATATTCCCTGCAATATTAAAATAGCATGGACTGACGACTGGCAATTGGCTTCGTTATTAATCAATAACTACTGCCACGCCATATTTGATTTTAAAAACAAAGTTGGGTATTCCCGTAATGCTTTCCCACCGAGCAGTGGAAAATGGAAAACCGATAATGAACGAACTGTTTTGACGGACGAGTTGATAGATAAGTTGTTGATGGGGAAATAA
- a CDS encoding OmpH family outer membrane protein produces MKRSFLILLTLLCIALASNKATAQVKIGYIDLDTLMAQMPETKDVKKQMDAFTKPFIDHLTKMNDDYTSYGLTYVHRKMTDSIVAVESKKLQMILKEMQDFQDNAFKMVAAKKDELLKPISDKAIAALSQVAKENGISYVIDSSKNTRLIVAFVASDEINLMDAVKAKLGIK; encoded by the coding sequence ATGAAAAGGTCGTTTCTGATTTTATTAACGTTGTTATGCATTGCCTTGGCGAGTAATAAAGCCACAGCCCAGGTAAAAATAGGCTATATTGATCTCGATACTTTAATGGCTCAAATGCCCGAAACTAAAGATGTGAAGAAGCAAATGGATGCTTTTACAAAACCATTTATTGATCATTTAACAAAAATGAACGATGATTATACAAGTTATGGACTTACTTATGTTCATCGCAAGATGACAGATTCTATCGTGGCCGTAGAAAGTAAAAAGTTGCAGATGATTCTAAAAGAAATGCAAGATTTTCAAGATAATGCTTTTAAAATGGTTGCAGCAAAAAAGGACGAACTATTAAAGCCAATATCTGATAAAGCAATAGCCGCACTTAGTCAAGTAGCCAAAGAAAACGGAATCAGCTATGTGATAGATTCGTCAAAAAACACCAGGCTAATTGTTGCTTTTGTCGCTTCAGACGAAATTAACCTAATGGATGCCGTTAAAGCCAAATTAGGTATTAAATGA
- a CDS encoding patatin-like phospholipase family protein: protein MDKIAAPEPLSENKLEVAIIKPFDSIALAFSGGGFRAASFALGVLSYLDKVKFEDSTDELFGLSLLQRVSYMSSASGGTIATTLYALYNSKGKSFGDYYSKLLTALTGDELLKQAMEILADKKYWKTRELKSRNIINAFAMAYDKYLFDHAALEALCHDGAPGKHLQEVCFNATEFFTGQSFRQDIKLVPDAGKDPYFTYGNMVIYLDEKTAGKLKLGDILAASSCFPAGFEPIVFPDDFTYPGLYPAELKNALTMLPQTGDKQEKEFISKKNFGLMDGGITDNQGLQSMMYADGRRTRHETDLRHFDLLMVNDVGSHFIKPYVMPEVKKGWELSIRGLIFIAVAVIIVLAAGAWYGIKQHYGLLTVGCSLLITVPLIFLVTMLYLRQQLLGVANSALILNFKKNFTERIITVLVGYFAKTPLSVIKQMISARVQSVLMLNLSIFLKRIRQLLYNKFYFSPQWKNRGKGNHIYDLSFSNNINREANDGYHSPTPPILNPSRDIQIVAQVAFNMGTTLWFDKQSTEQEHSEACIIACGQFTTCYNLLQHIMRLLAIKPDKAPFDNKYRNRLIKLEQQMLADYEAFKADPFFYYNQSGFDFKVPGFKEVTMREIPFPDDWKVDDIQSADVG from the coding sequence ATGGATAAGATAGCCGCTCCTGAACCTCTATCAGAAAACAAGCTTGAGGTTGCCATAATTAAACCGTTTGATAGCATCGCGCTCGCATTTTCGGGCGGTGGCTTTCGTGCAGCTTCCTTTGCGTTGGGTGTATTATCATACCTCGACAAAGTAAAATTTGAGGATTCAACAGATGAACTTTTTGGCCTTAGTCTGCTACAAAGGGTTAGCTACATGTCGTCGGCATCGGGCGGCACAATAGCAACCACATTGTATGCATTGTACAACAGTAAGGGCAAAAGCTTTGGCGATTACTACAGCAAACTTTTAACAGCGCTAACCGGCGATGAGCTGTTAAAACAGGCGATGGAAATACTGGCCGATAAAAAGTACTGGAAAACCAGGGAGCTTAAAAGCCGTAATATTATTAACGCGTTTGCAATGGCTTACGATAAATATTTATTTGACCATGCCGCCCTTGAAGCGCTTTGTCATGACGGGGCACCCGGTAAACATTTACAGGAAGTTTGTTTTAACGCCACCGAATTTTTTACCGGCCAGTCTTTCAGGCAGGATATAAAGCTGGTGCCCGATGCCGGTAAGGATCCCTATTTTACTTATGGCAATATGGTGATATACCTGGACGAAAAAACGGCAGGCAAATTAAAACTGGGCGATATACTGGCGGCATCGTCGTGCTTTCCGGCTGGTTTTGAGCCTATAGTTTTCCCTGATGATTTTACATATCCCGGCCTGTACCCGGCCGAACTTAAAAACGCCCTTACCATGCTGCCGCAAACCGGCGATAAACAGGAAAAGGAATTTATAAGCAAAAAAAACTTTGGGCTGATGGATGGTGGCATTACCGACAACCAGGGCCTGCAAAGCATGATGTATGCCGATGGCCGCCGCACCCGGCACGAAACCGACCTGCGGCATTTTGACCTGCTGATGGTTAACGACGTTGGCAGCCATTTTATTAAACCTTATGTAATGCCCGAAGTAAAAAAGGGCTGGGAGCTATCCATAAGGGGATTGATATTTATAGCGGTGGCGGTTATTATCGTTTTAGCGGCAGGGGCCTGGTATGGCATAAAGCAGCACTACGGATTATTAACAGTAGGCTGTTCTTTACTTATTACCGTCCCATTAATTTTTCTGGTGACAATGCTTTATTTAAGACAGCAGTTGTTAGGCGTCGCTAATTCGGCATTGATATTAAACTTTAAAAAGAATTTTACCGAGCGAATAATTACCGTGCTGGTTGGCTATTTTGCAAAAACCCCCTTAAGCGTTATTAAGCAAATGATAAGCGCAAGGGTACAATCGGTACTGATGCTTAACCTGAGCATATTTTTGAAGCGGATAAGACAACTGCTCTACAATAAATTTTACTTTTCGCCACAGTGGAAAAACCGGGGCAAGGGCAATCACATTTACGACCTTTCTTTTTCAAACAACATTAACCGCGAAGCCAATGATGGCTATCATTCGCCAACCCCGCCTATACTCAACCCCAGCCGCGATATCCAGATTGTGGCACAGGTAGCCTTCAATATGGGTACCACGTTGTGGTTTGATAAACAATCGACCGAGCAAGAACATAGCGAAGCCTGCATTATAGCCTGCGGACAGTTTACCACCTGCTATAACCTGCTGCAGCATATTATGAGGCTGTTGGCTATAAAACCAGATAAAGCCCCTTTTGATAATAAATACCGTAACCGGTTAATAAAATTAGAACAGCAGATGCTGGCAGATTACGAAGCCTTTAAAGCTGATCCGTTTTTTTATTATAACCAATCGGGATTCGATTTTAAGGTGCCGGGCTTTAAAGAGGTTACGATGAGGGAAATTCCGTTTCCGGATGACTGGAAGGTGGATGATATTCAATCTGCCGACGTTGGTTAA
- a CDS encoding DUF4199 domain-containing protein translates to MRKNILVYGFIGGLIPAAWAVVVEAMLSNSLSLNTRMVLGYTSMIIAFSLIFVAVKNYRDNYNNGIITFGNTLKIGLLITLIASTIYVIVWMVDYSYFIPDFGEKYQAQVLAELKASGASAAVIKKQGAEMAVMMEKYKSSPAFRVMFTYLEIVPVGIVVSLIAALILKNKSKPATVVSTMN, encoded by the coding sequence ATGAGAAAAAATATTTTAGTTTATGGGTTTATTGGCGGCCTGATACCCGCCGCCTGGGCCGTTGTTGTTGAAGCGATGCTGAGCAACAGCTTAAGCTTAAATACGCGGATGGTGCTTGGCTATACATCTATGATAATAGCCTTTTCGCTCATTTTTGTAGCTGTAAAAAACTACCGCGATAATTATAACAACGGTATCATCACTTTTGGAAACACGCTTAAAATCGGGCTGTTAATTACACTTATAGCATCTACCATTTATGTTATTGTTTGGATGGTAGACTATAGCTATTTTATCCCCGATTTTGGCGAAAAATACCAGGCCCAGGTGTTGGCCGAACTGAAAGCAAGTGGAGCAAGTGCTGCAGTTATAAAAAAACAAGGTGCCGAAATGGCTGTCATGATGGAGAAATATAAATCAAGTCCCGCCTTTAGGGTGATGTTCACCTATCTGGAAATTGTGCCGGTTGGCATCGTAGTATCTTTAATAGCTGCGCTTATACTTAAAAATAAATCTAAACCGGCTACTGTCGTGTCAACAATGAACTGA
- a CDS encoding VOC family protein, whose product MKKVTGIGGVFFKCENPQSMNEWYAKNLGLPKSEYGTTFEWREADDPSKTGSTSWCTFPQDTKYFNPSAKPFMINYRVENLVALVDELKKDNVTIVDEIAEYDYGKFVHVLDPEGNIIELWEPKD is encoded by the coding sequence ATGAAAAAAGTAACAGGTATAGGCGGCGTATTTTTTAAATGCGAGAATCCGCAAAGTATGAATGAATGGTATGCCAAAAACCTTGGATTGCCTAAAAGTGAATACGGAACAACGTTTGAGTGGCGGGAGGCCGATGATCCGTCGAAAACAGGATCAACATCCTGGTGTACGTTTCCGCAGGATACCAAGTATTTCAATCCCTCGGCAAAGCCGTTTATGATTAATTACCGGGTAGAAAATCTGGTTGCGCTGGTTGACGAGCTGAAAAAGGACAACGTAACCATTGTTGACGAGATTGCCGAATATGACTATGGCAAATTCGTCCACGTGCTCGATCCCGAAGGAAACATTATTGAACTTTGGGAGCCCAAAGATTGA
- a CDS encoding MarR family winged helix-turn-helix transcriptional regulator, with amino-acid sequence MNLYQSLGYLVLGSRLRRLSEAFLAEINRVYQNEGIDFDASWFPVFYLLSKNDALSIKELSEQIEVSHPAASQLITNLKNRSLVTSATCADDGRRQLVTLTDSGRELLKQILPVWDAISQAMTQLVDTDAVSQQLLPAITAVENTFRSSNLSVVISEKLTAHLKPADHE; translated from the coding sequence ATGAATTTATATCAAAGCCTGGGTTATTTGGTATTGGGTAGCAGATTAAGGCGGTTAAGCGAGGCTTTTTTGGCCGAAATTAACCGTGTTTACCAAAATGAGGGGATAGATTTTGATGCCAGCTGGTTTCCGGTGTTTTATTTACTCTCTAAAAACGACGCTTTATCTATTAAAGAATTGAGCGAGCAGATTGAAGTTTCGCACCCGGCGGCAAGTCAGCTGATTACCAATTTGAAAAACCGTAGCCTGGTTACCAGTGCTACCTGTGCCGATGATGGCCGCAGGCAACTGGTTACTTTAACTGATAGCGGCCGTGAGCTGCTAAAGCAGATATTGCCCGTGTGGGATGCCATTAGCCAGGCCATGACCCAACTGGTGGATACTGATGCTGTATCACAACAGCTATTGCCTGCCATTACGGCTGTTGAGAATACCTTCCGTTCAAGCAACCTTTCTGTCGTTATCAGCGAAAAATTAACTGCTCATTTAAAACCCGCTGACCATGAATAG
- the hutH gene encoding histidine ammonia-lyase, with protein sequence MNSTFNYGINHLTIGICLDIAAGKTRGIIDADTDKAIRASWDEVAKIVHAQKPVYGINTGFGPLCDTHISEADTSLLQSNILKSHSVGVGKPIPQQIAKLMLITKVHALAQGFSGVAPDTLTRIIWHIDNDIVPVVPEKGSVGASGDLAPLSHLFLPLIGLGEVYENGERKPAAQVLQKHNLAPLVLGPKEGLALINGTQFILAFAIKAVERLDDALNRADLIGAMSLEGLMGSVRPFDARIHALRPFKGTKMVADRLFTLLNGSAINSSHINCDRVQDPYSLRCMPQVHGASRNAWLHLKELTEIELNSVTDNPVIFSADDTISGGNFHGQPLALPLDYATVAAAELGNIADRRCYLMSEGRYGLPKLLTHDAGLNSGLMIPQYTTAALVTENKTLCFPASADSVPTSLGQEDHVSMGSISGRKLHMVLDNIEYIQAIELLYAAQAMDFRRPLKSTPVVEALHDHVRQYVPFINDDRVFADDINRLHQIITDGSFLATANNAAIHHHITLSHDEFGIY encoded by the coding sequence ATGAATAGTACCTTCAACTACGGCATAAATCATTTAACCATTGGCATTTGCCTTGATATTGCAGCAGGCAAAACCAGGGGAATTATCGATGCAGATACTGATAAAGCTATCCGCGCCTCATGGGATGAGGTAGCAAAAATTGTTCATGCGCAAAAGCCGGTTTATGGCATTAATACAGGTTTTGGCCCGCTATGTGATACCCATATATCCGAGGCAGATACCAGTTTGCTGCAAAGTAATATTCTTAAAAGCCATAGCGTGGGGGTAGGCAAACCTATCCCGCAGCAAATAGCCAAACTGATGCTGATAACCAAAGTGCATGCTTTGGCACAAGGTTTCTCGGGTGTTGCGCCGGATACGTTAACGCGTATCATCTGGCATATTGATAACGATATTGTACCTGTTGTACCCGAAAAAGGGTCGGTAGGCGCATCCGGCGATCTGGCTCCCTTATCGCACCTGTTTTTGCCTTTAATAGGTTTAGGTGAGGTTTATGAAAATGGCGAACGCAAACCCGCAGCGCAGGTACTGCAAAAACATAACCTGGCCCCGTTGGTTTTAGGCCCTAAAGAAGGACTTGCCTTAATAAACGGCACACAATTTATATTAGCTTTCGCGATAAAGGCAGTTGAGCGTTTGGATGATGCCCTGAACCGTGCCGACCTTATTGGAGCCATGTCGTTAGAAGGGTTGATGGGCTCGGTAAGGCCTTTTGACGCCCGCATCCATGCACTGCGCCCTTTTAAAGGCACTAAAATGGTTGCCGACCGCCTGTTTACTTTATTAAACGGATCAGCGATCAATTCCTCGCACATCAATTGCGATAGGGTGCAGGATCCTTACTCTTTGCGTTGTATGCCGCAGGTACACGGCGCATCGCGTAATGCCTGGTTACATTTAAAAGAACTTACTGAAATTGAACTAAACTCCGTTACCGATAACCCCGTTATTTTTAGTGCCGATGATACCATTAGCGGGGGCAACTTTCACGGCCAGCCGCTGGCTTTACCGTTAGACTACGCCACCGTAGCCGCTGCCGAACTGGGCAATATAGCCGACAGGCGCTGTTATCTTATGAGCGAAGGCCGATACGGCCTGCCAAAACTGCTTACCCATGATGCAGGCTTAAATTCGGGCCTGATGATACCGCAATACACCACCGCGGCTTTGGTTACCGAAAACAAGACACTGTGCTTCCCGGCGAGTGCCGATAGCGTGCCTACTTCATTAGGGCAGGAAGATCATGTATCTATGGGTTCTATCAGCGGGCGCAAGCTGCACATGGTTTTAGATAATATAGAATACATCCAGGCCATCGAGTTGCTTTATGCGGCGCAGGCCATGGACTTTCGTAGGCCGTTAAAATCAACACCGGTTGTTGAGGCGCTGCATGATCACGTGCGCCAATACGTTCCATTTATAAACGACGACCGTGTTTTTGCGGATGATATTAACCGTTTGCATCAAATTATTACCGATGGCTCGTTTTTGGCTACTGCCAATAACGCGGCTATTCATCACCACATAACCCTCAGCCATGACGAGTTCGGAATTTATTAA